In Anopheles arabiensis isolate DONGOLA chromosome 2, AaraD3, whole genome shotgun sequence, the genomic window CTCTTCATCTATGTTATAACTACTCTTTCTTTCATCATCCCGCCTGCTGCGTGCGTGCGGTGGCGTCGGCACCCCCCATTGAAGAATACCGACCCCGCTCGGAAGCTTGACGGAAGTAGTCCAGGCGCAGTCGaaccagcaaaagcaaaccatcGCCATCGCCGCCTCGTCGATCCCGATCAAGTCAACCGCGACCATCCTATCCCCCCACATTGCCAACGAAGCACCTAGCAACCTGAGCGACCTGCAGCAGCGGTCGCAGCACGAGCtcaaccagcaacagcagctgctCCAGAGCAAACTTAGCAACATTAGCCTAgcgtcctcgtcgtcctccacctcggcagcagcagcagcagcggcggcggcaggaTCCACACCGGTACCAGCATCCTCCTACACGCCTACCTCGTCTTCCTCCGCGGCGGGGGCGGGTGCGTTCGATACACGCCGCTCGCCCTCCCCCCAGgcctactatctagcgaaaatGCAGCCAAAAAGTGCCATTACTAGCACCAGCGTACCGATCGCGTCGGGCGGTGGGCCGGCCTTCGAACGCAACGGTTCGCTCGAACCGGCCCGAAAGTACAAACACTCGCCGTTCCTGTCGCGCCGCACCGCCTCCGAGTATGGGAACGGCAGCCCGAAGAAGGAATCGACGCTGAGCAGTTTGGGGCAGAGCATCTTCAAAAACCTGACCACATCACCGTTCGCCCAGCGGAAATCGCTTCCGCCCGGCGAGTCGAAGCTTGCCTATCCGCCCCCGGCCTCCCCCTCGCCGATGCCCGTAGCGTCCGCGACGATCTATGCGaatggtggcggcggtggaggGGCCGGTGCCGGTGGTATGGGCAGCAGTCCTTcctcgccgctgctgctgctccggaaGGCACACCACGACGGTTCGGAAACGGAAACGCAGTATAAACATCTGCACGGCAACACTAGTCCAATTGGTGAGTGGACGAACAAGATATCCTCCTGGCTGTGTACCCGCGCTGTAACActtttttctcacttttttGCAGTTCTTCAGCGATTCTACCACCAACAGAATCAACTGAAAGAGCAACAAAGAGaggcgctgcagcagcatcatcaccaccaccaacagcagcagcagcagcagcagcagcaacagcagcaagtgATTTACGGGTACTCCTCACCATCGCCGATACCCTCGGCAAGCGAAGCGTCACCCCGGCCAATCCGCTACAGTCCGCTACCGTCCCATCGGACCGTACATCATGGGGTGCATCCGGTGCTGAGCAAcaccggcggcaccaccacccTTCACCAAAGCGCCATCCCGCTCTACAAGCATCACGAACCGGCGGCTCCGCTAGCACCATCGCAACCTTCCGGGATTCCGGTGTACCAGCAGCAAACCACCGCCAGTCCCAAGCACaaatcctcctcctccttctttaacacgttcagccgTGGCATGAAGAGCGGTGGTCGGGGCGATAAGGTGATCGATCGGGGTGGCACCGCCGCACCACCGACCATGATGAGTGGTGCTACCGATCGGTCGCTGTATGCcggcactaccaccaccaacaccactcACCAAACAGCACTGtaccaacatcatcatcagggGCAGCCTAATACGTCGTCGATGCTGCATCGGCACGGTGCACTCAGTGGAATTAGcaacggaggaggaggaggagcagggcTTGCAATGCCGGAAGGCAGCAAAGAAGATGCAGGTAACGTGATTCCCACCGCTTCGTATAAACATGTTGCTCCTCTTTCTGCACCATTGCTACAGATGCCGCTTACCGTTAGGCTTCGTAGTGTGGCTTGCTACATTTGCGGCAAAAGGTCGATAGAGAGTTGGGAAGGTATGTGCGTGACGTTCGCCATACACGTTAGCAACCATCCACCTTTACCCTTTGAACGTCCTGAACCGATTGTTGGATGATGGGTGAAGGGTGTATGGTAGATCGATTGCCACTACACGGTTTTCATAgatgtgggacacttccttgactctttcttatgggaagtgaacttcctgtgatggaaattggactccgGCACCCTTATTGGACAGGCtgcttggaaattcctattggattaaTCCAACAAGGATCCGATTCCCTCTACATTAAGTGCATTTCACATAAGAAACAGTCAAAAAAGTGTCTTGGAATACCATGTAAGCCGGCTCGTCGACCTTTTTCCGCTCAAACCGCTCACTCCACTCACTGCACACTCATTCGGAATGCATTCAtttagtttatttgttttgttttttcttcttctatctcGTTTTATTTATCTGTTTGCATCGTTATGTTATGCACTTGCTCGCGCCATGCTGCTCTCGCTCGCCTATTGCGCCGCGCCCGCGATCATTTCGTACGTGGCcaatcgttgttgttgttgttgttgttgattatcATTTGCGCTTTTTTCTGTACCCACGGTTGGCCAACTTTCATCTTGCACACTCGTCCGACGTTTAATGCACCATAATTCGTTTAATGCAACACAACAAACCTGCTGCGCTGCACCACATCCAccactgtgtgtgcgcatgtgtgtgtgtgtgcgtgtatttttGCTCATCTGTTTTGCTCGGGGCTCGGGGAATCTGGCCCTATGCCACGTGGGCCAAACAACCGAatccacaaacaacacaacacacaggcTGGTTCAATTCCTTTGCAGATATCAAGCGAAAGTTTGCCTCATTCGTGAAGCTAAACCTCAGCAACAATGTTACAGGAGCGAGCGGGACGGGCACGACCACCGCCGGCGACAGGCTAACCCTGAAGGAGAAACAtctacagcagcaacagctgctgcagcagcagcaacagtttctattgcaacagcagcagcagcagcagcattatgCGTCGTCGAACCCTTTCGATAGTATGACGGCGGGTGGGATGGGTGGGATGTACGGTGCGGGACCGTACCCTTCCGGCGGGTCGTCCGCAGCGTCGATAGTACAACCTCCTTCCGCCATACCGCAGCTGGCACATGTGCTCAACAGTCCGGCGACTGATCGGCGCCACCGCAGTCCAGATCCACCGCCCAGGTGAGTCTACGCACGCTCATGTTTGGATTGGCCGCGGAGTGGTTTCTTGTATTTAAAAGATTATCCCAAACCGCTAAACCACCTCTTCAATCGCTTCTTCTGTTTGTAGGTTAAATCGTGGTCAATCGCCACTGCTACTTCAGCGTAAACTGGAACAGCTCGGTCACACCGGCTCACCGCTGATGAATAGAAGGCCGTAAGTATTGCTTCTTTATGCACAGAACATGACAAACCGCTTCCTTACCGCTTTTGGCCCTGCTCTGTTTCGTAGATTCAACTCTACCTCCCCGTCACCTCCCCTGCCGCCGCGGCGCGCGTCGGAAAGTGCTCCCGGTTCGCCGCAACACTTGCGGGCCCGCATCAACTACACCCCGGAACCGCACCGGCGTCCCTATCACACGACGATCGAGCAATGAGTGGGACTGCAAATCCTGGCCATGTGATCGATGTACACCTTTCTGGAGTAGTGGGACAGGCTGGAGAACccgatgatggtgctgctttATTCGGACGGACAGAAGTTTGGCTGCTGAGCTTCCCCTCCGCCCTCCTAGCTGCTGCCATTATGCTGCTTTTCAAAGGTAAAAAGGCAAACCGAAAGGAGAAGAACTgccattgaaaaaaaacggcTCTCTGTCTCCCGTTTATACTACACACCCATGCTAAGAAACAATTGTACCAAAACGCGCTCTAGTTAAGTAGTAAGGCGAAGGATGctcacatacatacaaacaatTACGCTGCCTCTCAGGTATATATAGGATGGAAACAAAtttgtgcgaaaaaaaaacaaacacacacacgaaatgTCGAAAATCGAATAGAGAGAAGAGAAGCGGACGAAGAAACAACACGAAAGACAACAGcatgaaaacaaagcaaaaaaacgaacaaacaactCGAACGAACCCAACCACTTCGCCACGTGGGAGAGAATGGAGCTGACGAAGGTGGTGTTGGGAGGTATGTAAACAgttcgccaaaaaaaaaaacaaaaaacgaagccACCACAGCGCCCATTTACCCCATTGGtagtagcaaaaacaaagcaaccgtAGCTAGAACACGCGAACATTTTGGTGGCGCAAAACCCGCTTTGCGCTATTACGCTTGCAAATGCGCCACAGCTGACAGGTGGCGATCGCGCACCGTCACAATGCATGCGCTGCGTTTGTAGTTTATATAGGATAAAAAAAAGCGTGTTTATCGAATTGGGAACGAAGTAAGAACAATTCTTATCGCTTTCCTTACGGCCGATCGCCCATCGCCGCACCATTACCACCACTACCAACCACCCATTAGTACCTGCGCGCGTGTAATTACGCTTGAGCCCGGTGTGGTTATTGTGATGTTTAAAGTTTGGACACCACCCAATAATGGTGTATCGTTCAGCTTGGAGCTTTCGAGTTTTTACCAACGAGACCTTTTTCGATGgtctgcttttttgtttgttttgtttttaacatttattttcctttgcgGTCCTTTGCGCACGTGAGGATTGTGGCAGGGCAATTATACTCCGTTTGCCTTCCCCTCTTGCTAGCTGTGTGTTTCCTTACTTTTTGCCCGTTTGCTTGTTGCGGTCCGCTTTTGCAGTGTTTCCAAATTCTATCATTACCTCACTACAAATCGTATGAtaatcaaaagcaaacaacaaacaaaaaatcgcaatCCGCAGctctaaaacaaatgaaactgTAGTCAATAGCTATATTTACGCAATTGTGCGCTCTTGGGTCCGAAGTGTCCTTCATCATCAATCACGTCGCTTGTACACAAttacacagaaacacacgcacacacttgcgGCTATGTTACAATTGTGCAATTAAAGCCTCCCCGGGGTGGGTGTTAAATTTGTAAGAAAACTGTAGTAGAAAAATAGCACAGCTTGTACACATCGCCAACGCAGCGAATCGGTCATCGTCCACACATGTGATGATCGTCCTCCTCCTACTAGGATTGATGAGCGATTGTGTTGTAGTAGCGGTTGCTAAGGTTTCCTCTCCGTTCGCACAGGCTTTGTGCCACTGGCTGCTGCTCGCCAAGACACAGGCGAGCGAAATCGGTAAAGACGACGCGCCAGCGCCTTTCTTGGCCTGCTGTGTGTTACCTTCTGCTGTTTCTTTGACAACGTTTTGTAAAAACGAACCAAGCCAAGTAATGAATGGATAATGGGGGAGCAAaacccaaaaaccaaaaacacacacacacacatatatataacACACATATAACATTTTGTACAATAGTACGGCATTGCTTTGCTTTCTCACCTTGCATACAAATTACTTACTCACCCCCTATACCTTTTTCCTATACTTCTGTAAAACTGCTACAACAAACATATATAAAGCAAGAGAGTAAGGGGGAaaatccccctccccccaggAAATAAAGCcaagacaaaacaaagcaagaaaTTGAACATGTGTGGAAACGCAAAACGATTAAACTATGGacagaaaggaaaggaaagctcGGGGTGACCCACGGGGTGACGACGATGGCGGTGGCGAATGTGTTATCAAAACGACGACGaaacgagaagaaaaaaaaaacggagcgAGAAAAATAGTCAtctattattataattattattatctaAACGAaatactattattattattattattaatattattattattattattatgaaatattgcaacaacaagcaacaagatggagaaaaaaaaacgaaacaaaacgtgTGGAGAGACTACTACCAAACTCTCACTAGCACAGCAACGAAGGGGCCGCGCAGTGCAGAGTGTGGTAGGACGATTATttataaaggaaaaaaaagaaaaccacacacacaaacacacgcacatagaCAGACAGACCCcgatggacacacacacacacacaagcaaaccaACATGGCACACTTTTCCATGCGACAGAGTATGTGAGTTTAGAtagaagcagcaaaaagggaatGTTGAAAACGAAAGATAGCAA contains:
- the LOC120898722 gene encoding dual specificity mitogen-activated protein kinase kinase hemipterous-like isoform X3, with translation MLPTGTHPATAPSDGRASEVGKNGSTTATMSGSSIDNRITMMEQMIQNPRSTPSLSLPISSQPPANRFNRTGSGGMGGPNRPSLGLNLPIVSGTRRSESELKFQKIVDKSGLLKINDKIYRTQLSDLEDLGELGNGTSGHVVKMRHNPSGAIIAVKQMRRTGNDEENKRIIMDLDVVLKSENCKYIVKCLGCFITDADVWICMELMTTCFDKLQKKSKKPVPEEILGKVTVATVRALAYLKDNHRVIHRDVKPSNILIDDRGNIKLCDFGISGRLVDSNARTRSAGCAAYMAPERIDPAKTVYDIRADVWSLGITLVELATGVFPYRGCVTDFEVLTQVLTSNPPRLPEDQNFSPEFRDFVQLCLQKDYQARPKYPDLLRHAFLQRAEHDTTINVGEWFRNVAVNCGIQLTSTPPPPTAGSSASVSSPPTWTASSEQTRIPTPLGSLTEVVQAQSNQQKQTIAIAASSIPIKSTATILSPHIANEAPSNLSDLQQRSQHELNQQQQLLQSKLSNISLASSSSSTSAAAAAAAAAGSTPVPASSYTPTSSSSAAGAGAFDTRRSPSPQAYYLAKMQPKSAITSTSVPIASGGGPAFERNGSLEPARKYKHSPFLSRRTASEYGNGSPKKESTLSSLGQSIFKNLTTSPFAQRKSLPPGESKLAYPPPASPSPMPVASATIYANGGGGGGAGAGGMGSSPSSPLLLLRKAHHDGSETETQYKHLHGNTSPIVLQRFYHQQNQLKEQQREALQQHHHHHQQQQQQQQQQQQQVIYGYSSPSPIPSASEASPRPIRYSPLPSHRTVHHGVHPVLSNTGGTTTLHQSAIPLYKHHEPAAPLAPSQPSGIPVYQQQTTASPKHKSSSSFFNTFSRGMKSGGRGDKVIDRGGTAAPPTMMSGATDRSLYAGTTTTNTTHQTALYQHHHQGQPNTSSMLHRHGALSGISNGGGGGAGLAMPEGSKEDAGASGTGTTTAGDRLTLKEKHLQQQQLLQQQQQFLLQQQQQQQHYASSNPFDSMTAGGMGGMYGAGPYPSGGSSAASIVQPPSAIPQLAHVLNSPATDRRHRSPDPPPRLNRGQSPLLLQRKLEQLGHTGSPLMNRRPFNSTSPSPPLPPRRASESAPGSPQHLRARINYTPEPHRRPYHTTIEQ
- the LOC120898722 gene encoding dual specificity mitogen-activated protein kinase kinase hemipterous-like isoform X2; the encoded protein is MLPTGTHPATAPSDGRASEVGKNGSTTATMSGSSIDNRITMMEQMIQNPRSTPSLSLPISSQPPANRFNRTGSGGMGGPNRPSLGLNLPIVSGTRRSESELKFQKIVDKSGLLKINDKIYRTQLSDLEDLGELGNGTSGHVVKMRHNPSGAIIAVKQMRRTGNDEENKRIIMDLDVVLKSENCKYIVKCLGCFITDADVWICMELMTTCFDKLQKKSKKPVPEEILGKVTVATVRALAYLKDNHRVIHRDVKPSNILIDDRGNIKLCDFGISGRLVDSNARTRSAGCAAYMAPERIDPAKTVYDIRADVWSLGITLVELATGVFPYRGCVTDFEVLTQVLTSNPPRLPEDQNFSPEFRDFVQLCLQKDYQARPKYPDLLRHAFLQRAEHDTTINVGEWFRNVAVNCGIQLTSTPPPPTAGSSASVSSPPTWTASSEQTRIPTPLGSLTEVVQAQSNQQKQTIAIAASSIPIKSTATILSPHIANEAPSNLSDLQQRSQHELNQQQQLLQSKLSNISLASSSSSTSAAAAAAAAAGSTPVPASSYTPTSSSSAAGAGAFDTRRSPSPQAYYLAKMQPKSAITSTSVPIASGGGPAFERNGSLEPARKYKHSPFLSRRTASEYGNGSPKKESTLSSLGQSIFKNLTTSPFAQRKSLPPGESKLAYPPPASPSPMPVASATIYANGGGGGGAGAGGMGSSPSSPLLLLRKAHHDGSETETQYKHLHGNTSPIVLQRFYHQQNQLKEQQREALQQHHHHHQQQQQQQQQQQQQVIYGYSSPSPIPSASEASPRPIRYSPLPSHRTVHHGVHPVLSNTGGTTTLHQSAIPLYKHHEPAAPLAPSQPSGIPVYQQQTTASPKHKSSSSFFNTFSRGMKSGGRGDKVIDRGGTAAPPTMMSGATDRSLYAGTTTTNTTHQTALYQHHHQGQPNTSSMLHRHGALSGISNGGGGGAGLAMPEGSKEDADIKRKFASFVKLNLSNNVTGASGTGTTTAGDRLTLKEKHLQQQQLLQQQQQFLLQQQQQQQHYASSNPFDSMTAGGMGGMYGAGPYPSGGSSAASIVQPPSAIPQLAHVLNSPATDRRHRSPDPPPRLNRGQSPLLLQRKLEQLGHTGSPLMNRRPFNSTSPSPPLPPRRASESAPGSPQHLRARINYTPEPHRRPYHTTIEQ
- the LOC120898722 gene encoding dual specificity mitogen-activated protein kinase kinase hemipterous-like isoform X1 is translated as MLPTGTHPATAPSDGRASEVGKNGSTTATMSGSSIDNRITMMEQMIQNPRSTPSLSLPISSQPPANRFNRTGSGGMGGPNRPSLGLNLPIVSGTRRSESELKFQKIVDKSGLLKINDKIYRTQLSDLEDLGELGNGTSGHVVKMRHNPSGAIIAVKQMRRTGNDEENKRIIMDLDVVLKSENCKYIVKCLGCFITDADVWICMELMTTCFDKLQKKSKKPVPEEILGKVTVATVRALAYLKDNHRVIHRDVKPSNILIDDRGNIKLCDFGISGRLVDSNARTRSAGCAAYMAPERIDPAKTVYDIRADVWSLGITLVELATGVFPYRGCVTDFEVLTQVLTSNPPRLPEDQNFSPEFRDFVQLCLQKDYQARPKYPDLLRHAFLQRAEHDTTINVGEWFRNVAVNCGIQLTSTPPPPTAGSSASVSSPPTWTASSEQTRIPTPLGSLTEVVQAQSNQQKQTIAIAASSIPIKSTATILSPHIANEAPSNLSDLQQRSQHELNQQQQLLQSKLSNISLASSSSSTSAAAAAAAAAGSTPVPASSYTPTSSSSAAGAGAFDTRRSPSPQAYYLAKMQPKSAITSTSVPIASGGGPAFERNGSLEPARKYKHSPFLSRRTASEYGNGSPKKESTLSSLGQSIFKNLTTSPFAQRKSLPPGESKLAYPPPASPSPMPVASATIYANGGGGGGAGAGGMGSSPSSPLLLLRKAHHDGSETETQYKHLHGNTSPIVLQRFYHQQNQLKEQQREALQQHHHHHQQQQQQQQQQQQQVIYGYSSPSPIPSASEASPRPIRYSPLPSHRTVHHGVHPVLSNTGGTTTLHQSAIPLYKHHEPAAPLAPSQPSGIPVYQQQTTASPKHKSSSSFFNTFSRGMKSGGRGDKVIDRGGTAAPPTMMSGATDRSLYAGTTTTNTTHQTALYQHHHQGQPNTSSMLHRHGALSGISNGGGGGAGLAMPEGSKEDAGWFNSFADIKRKFASFVKLNLSNNVTGASGTGTTTAGDRLTLKEKHLQQQQLLQQQQQFLLQQQQQQQHYASSNPFDSMTAGGMGGMYGAGPYPSGGSSAASIVQPPSAIPQLAHVLNSPATDRRHRSPDPPPRLNRGQSPLLLQRKLEQLGHTGSPLMNRRPFNSTSPSPPLPPRRASESAPGSPQHLRARINYTPEPHRRPYHTTIEQ